In one Rutidosis leptorrhynchoides isolate AG116_Rl617_1_P2 chromosome 8, CSIRO_AGI_Rlap_v1, whole genome shotgun sequence genomic region, the following are encoded:
- the LOC139862195 gene encoding uncharacterized protein — protein MECGKAPSVVRKAKKKQVKDELDRIKQAEKKKRRLEKALAASAAIISELEKKNQKKKEEQQRLDQECAAIAEAVALQVLGEEQDMFMQKEEHRHPWGYCSRNIDVFVGDSHARTTARVVPHSHLVGSPNGNMGWVSEGFGGRTRHEWNGYGLSDDGYLLNHVQAPYVVGREWESVDVSHAISSLQIADDGVNAFVFNRMMRG, from the coding sequence ATGGAGTGCGGTAAAGCACCATCCGTTGTTAGAAAAGCTAAGAAGAAGCAAGTGAAGGACGAACTGGATCGTATCAAACAAGCGGAAAAGAAAAAGAGACGTTTAGAGAAAGCCCTTGCAGCTTCAGCCGCCATTATATCTGAGCTTGaaaagaagaaccagaagaagaaagaAGAGCAACAGAGGCTTGATCAAGAGTGTGCTGCCATAGCTGAGGCTGTTGCTTTGCAAGTACTTGGTGAAGAACAAGACATGTTTATGCAGAAGGAAGAACATAGGCATCCATGGGGATATTGTTCCCGTAACATTGATGTGTTTGTTGGTGACAGTCATGCTAGAACGACAGCTAGAGTCGTTCCACACTCTCATCTCGTTGGGAGCCCGAATGGTAATATGGGTTGGGTTTCGGAAGGTTTTGGAGGAAGAACCAGACACGAATGGAATGGATACGGGTTGAGTGATGACGGGTATTTATTGAATCATGTTCAGGCACCGTATGTTGTGGGAAGAGAATGGGAATCGGTAGATGTATCACATGCTATATCTTCTCTCCAAATTGCAGATGATGGTGTCAATGCCTTTGTTTTCAACAGAATGATGAGAGGGTAA
- the LOC139862109 gene encoding deSI-like protein At4g17486: MAEVMLHIYDVTNSSSDKTNNTIVQINRIFKDGIALGGIFHSAVQIYGEDEWSFGFCEQGTGVFCCPAKKNPMYTYRECIVLGKTNLSKSMVNQILRELSREWPGNSYDLLSKNCNHFCNELCELLGVSKLPGWVNRFANAGDTAVEIAENAAIRFRQAKAEIVTASKVAYRFLAGIASNNTNPGSPDSSPGGANRNSPKFQKPAWFKNLVDAGAKPSSSTTLDNGDGQVQKPQQQRQEPEAALLRTREM, from the exons ATGGCGGAAGTTATGCTCCATATATATGACGTAACAAATAGCAGCTCCGATAAAACTAACAACACCATCGTTCAGATCAACCGGATTTTCAAAGACGGCATCGCTCTCGGCGGCATTTTCCACAGCGCCGTTCAG ATTTATGGAGAGGACGAATGGTCATTTGGGTTCTGCGAGCAAGGAACTGGAGTTTTCTGTTGTCCTGCCAAAAAGAATCCAATGTACACATATCGTGAATGCATTGTGCTTGGGAAGACAAACTTATCTAAATCTATGGTGAACCAAATCCTCAGGGAACTTAGCAGAGAGTGGCCTGGAAACAGTTATGATTTGCTTTCGAAAAACTGCAATCACTTTTGCAACGAGTTATGTGAACTTCTTGGTGTATCTAAACTTCCAG GTTGGGTGAACAGGTTTGCTAATGCCGGTGACACAGCTGTGGAAATAGCAGAAAACGCAGCTATTCGG TTCAGACAAGCTAAAGCAGAGATTGTGACAGCAAGCAAAGTTGCATATCGATTTCTTGCTGGCATTGCATCCAACAATACTAACCCCGGGTCTCCAGATTCCTCCCCCGGTGGTGCAAATAGGAACAGCCCTAAATTTCAGAAACCTGCTTGGTTCAAAAATCTTGTGGATGCAGGAGCAAAACCATCATCTAGTACTACACTTGATAACGGAGACGGGCAAGTTCAGAAACCTCAACAGCAAAGACAAGAGCCTGAAGCAGCATTACTACGAACGCGTGAGATGTAA
- the LOC139862108 gene encoding probable serine/threonine-protein kinase At1g01540, producing MADGDSRRTTDRRYVPRRPTRDEHVVYSDRVRWSGSVGRDHLVDMQRMSISSNAWRCNSYSAREIELATNWHGNVIGNGKHGVVYHGVLLDGKRVAVKELLNNSGSVEEFIEEVEAIWCIRHKNLVKLLGYSINGAKRMLVYEYINNGNLQQWLHGTLGRVSPLTWDIRMSIILGIAKGLVYLHEDSEPTVILKRLKSSHILLDHQWNPRLSNIGITRLLALGPNQSVSGMSGYVAPEYVVTHNFNEKSDIYSFGVLIIEIVSGKAPVEYLESGQKEYLVEWLKEMVSDEMFDEILDPKLIQEPPSLKELKRVTLIALRCVDHDVENRPTVGDVIHMLEPRDLLLDDDSVIDM from the exons ATGGCGGATGGAG ACTCTCGTCGAACGACGGATAGAAGGTACGTTCCACGTAGGCCGACACGGGATGAACACGTGGTTTACTCGGATCGTGTTCGTTGGTCCGGAAGTGTTGGTCGCGATCACTTGGTTGATATGCAACGGATGAGTATTAGTAGTAATGCATGGCGTTGCAATAGTTATAGTGCAAGGGAAATTGAGTTAGCAACGAATTGGCATGGGAATGTAATTGGAAATGGTAAACATGGAGTGGTTTATCATGGTGTTTTGTTGGACGGTAAAAGAGTTGCAGTTAAGGAATTATTAAACAACAG TGGTAGTGTTGAAGAATTTATTGAAGAAGTGGAAGCAATTTGGTGCATTAGACACAAAAATTTGGTGAAGCTACTTGGTTACTCTATAAATGGAGCCAAAAG GATGCTTGTGTACGAATACATCAACAACGGCAATCTTCAACAATGGCTACACGGAACTTTAGGAAGAGTAAGCCCATTAACTTGGGACATTCGAATGAGCATTATACTCGGAATCGCTAAAGG TTTGGTCTATTTACATGAAGATAGTGAGCCTACCGTTATTCTTAAACGTTTGAAATCTAGTCATATACTTCTCGATCACCAATGGAATCCTAGGCTATCAAATATTGGCATCACACGACTACTAGCTCTTGGACCAAATCAATCTGTATCCGGAATGTCAGG CTATGTTGCACCAGAATATGTTGTTACACATAATTTTAACGAGAAGAGTGACATTTATAGCTTTGGTGTGCTGATAATCGAAATAGTATCAGGAAAAGCTCCCGTAGAATATCTCGAATCGGGTCAAAAG GAGTACTTGGTAGAGTGGCTAAAAGAGATGGTTAGTGatgaaatgtttgatgaaatactaGACCCAAAATTAATACAAGAACCACCATCTTTAAAAGAACTCAAAAGGGTCACGTTGATTGCTCTCCGGTGTGTAGACCATGATGTTGAAAACAGACCTACAGTTGGCGATGTTATTCATATGCTTGAACCACGTGATTTGCTTCTTGATGAC GATTCTGTTATTGATATGTAG